A segment of the Candidatus Nitrososphaera gargensis Ga9.2 genome:
TTATGCTCAGGGGATCGGGTTTGCAGTCCCGATAAACACAGCCAAGTCGATACTGAAAGAGCTGATAGAAAGGGGCAAGGTCACAAGGCCGTGGATCGGGGTCTCATCAATGAGGGTGACTCCGCAGCTTGCCCGCTATTACGGGCTGCCGGCAAGCGAGGGCGCGCTGATTGCCAAGGTGGAGCCCTACAGTCCGGCAGACGATGCGGGCCTGCGCAGGGGCGACATCATTGAAGGAATAGACGGCGACAGGGTAGAGGACCCGTCGCAGATCGCGTCGCACGTCCGCAAAAAGCATGTAAACGACCAGCTAACGCTGACCATCAACCGCTATGGGCGCCAGCTCCAGATCCCCATACAGGTCGACGAGCGCCCATGACGATTTTTTTACACAACGATGACGATAACAACACTTTTGAGTGCGGGTGGCTATGATAACTCTAGTGTCCGACTTTGATTCGATGGACGACCTGATAAAAGAGATTGAGAGAGGAGAAGCAAACATCGTGATTACAAAGGACGTCAGAAAGTTCCGCAAGCCGGTGACCGTGGTGTCCGGCCTGCAGGAGAACAAGAATGCCAAGGACGTAACCAGGCAACTAAAGACCAAGATCGGCACTGGCGGCACGTTCAAGGACGGTCAGATAATTTTGCAGGGCGACCACCGAGAGACTGTCAAGGCGATGTTGGTCGAGATGGGCTTCAAGGAAGAATCAATCGAGGTGTACTAGTAGCATTTTGCTTACCTACTCACTAGACAGTTACTTTACAACTTATATTTCGCAGAGCGGATAATAGCATGAAAGTGGAAAGCGATGCCCCTCACGAAAAATCTTCTGCCCTCAAGGAAGAGGCCAAGGCAGAGGATTCTGTTGTAGTGGTAAAAGAAAAGCAAGTGATCTCTGGTGACGGCAAGACGGCGCAGATACTTGTTGAAGAAGAAGAAGAAGAGCAAGAAGCGCTTTCTGCGGCTGATTTTCACAACAACGACAACAAGATTCTGGCAGTATTGAACGAAACGGGATCGAACTATTCGTTCAAGGGCCTGATGCGCAAGCTCAACCTTCACCAGCAAAGCCTGTCAAGAGCGCTGCATAGGCTCGAAGGAATGGGGCTTGTGGAAAAGTCGCTGGTAGGGTACAGGCTCAGCAGGACAGGCGAGTCTGCGATTTCAAAGTTTGATATGCATAGGCCAAAGGGCAGGGAATACATGCAATTGTTGCAGACCTACATCCCACTCAATGTGAGAGCTACCGAAATCATACGCCAGCTGGTAGGCAAATGGTTCAAGAACCTCAGGTGGCTTGGCATGATAGAGAGCGGCACTGGCTACACCCTCCAGTGGTCAAGCGACGACGGCTCATTCCAGATCAACCTGCGGCTAATCTCCGACTACATTGTGATAGAGACCAACGCGTCCACCGAAAAGGAAAAGGTTGAGGCTATGGTGGGGTCGTACGCGATCTATGAGCAGATAACAAAGGCGATGCAGAGCAAGCTTGGCGCATACATGGACAGGCAGCAGCTTGGCCACAGCAACAATAATTGATAGCAATTATCAACAAAAATTAGTGGTGGTGCGGATGGGGGCCTGCGCACCTGCTCTTTTTCTCTGTTCACGTTTCATGGCCCAGTACATAGCAGGATATGACACCACGTATCCGGCCGGCAGTATTATGCTAAGGCCCAGCCAGAATATTGGCTCGGTCAGTGACGCCATCATAAAGCCCGGTATGGTAAACGCCAGTAGGTTCTCAGTGAACTCCATTGCCGAGATGCTTGCAGTGTCGCCAACTACCGTCACCCTTGCTGCCTGCCTCAAAGGCAATGTCTTTAGCATCAGTATCAGAGTAAACACATAGCCGACAGCAAACGCCAGCCCTACGGCCAGCACAAGCGTCGAGGTCACGTCCCACCCTAGCAGGAATCCTATTGCGACTCCAGCTCCTTCGCCGATGTTGCATCCTATCAGGCACCTAAGGGCGTGCTTTGCAGTCGCCCACCGCAGACTGCTGCTGCCACCATGCTGATGCTGGTGCATCTCTTTCATGTTGCTGCTATGATGTCCTTGCATCGCATTGGCTATACACGTTGCATATATAGCGACAGCAGTTTACAAGGCTCCGTTAACTTAACCACCATCCCTAGCCAGAAATGACATGAACCGCATCCTGTCTGCTCCCATGTGCAAATATAGAAAGAACAACTTGAACTAGTTCCACACATGCTGCCTGCTGCAATCTGCCTTTTTTCTGCATGGAAAGTGGTCGTCGAAACATTCTGTCCTGTCGTCCTTGATATTCTGTATAAACCGCTCCATCAAATTCTTCAGTTCTGTACCATAGACATGATGATGATGACGATGACGTAGACGGAGCCACCTGCATGCGTCATTATGTACCATTGAGCACCATCTGTGAATATTGGCTTCCTACCTACCTCCTTTGCAGCTGCTTGAAGAACCGGTAGCATACGAAAATGGTTCTGTCACGAGACAGGTGCATGGCCAAGTAGGTACCTAGTACTGGTTCATATGCAACCCATAGCCAGTAGTAGTCAATGCCGTCTATCTGAAGCAATGTTTTTCGTCAACAAATATCGCACTTACAAGGTGTCTGTCTGTCCGAAACCTGTCTGCACAATCTGCGTATTTCTGTACCCATTTTCATACCGTAACGTGGCTCGTTCTCTTTTTGATGACAGTGCCAATGATTTGTGGCTGCCATAGCCTGAAACTCCTAGAATTGAAATACACACAAGTATAGACCATATCTGATTATAGCTGGGTCTGTTCTGGTTCTTCTCACATGGCAATGAAAAGCTAAGACAGTCCTAGCTATACGAATTACCTAAGTTAACAGAGCCTTTACAATTGTAAAATATTATTATTATCCGCCGACGTTGCGGCAGTCATGCCACTCGCCGCATGACGCAGTGATGCTGCTTGCAAAAATACCAGGCCTCTTCCCAAGGCGTCAAACTTGTACCGCATGAGGAACAGGACTGGTCGGGGTTCATTCATGGATAGGTCATCATGCCTCTGTTTTATTAATTAAATCCGGTAGGCAAATATCGGCGTTTAGCGAAAGGTTCCCCTAACCCTTCGAAGGGTTCCCCAAAAGCACGCTGGCCCGGAAGTTATAGGTGCTTTCTTCATCTTCCCCTACGTTGCCGGCTTCCGGGCCTCTCCCAGTCCCAGCTTGCACATTTGAAAGTCACCTTGGCGCAAATGGTTCCGGGTTCCGGGCCGCTGTTTATTGCTCTTCAATAGAATTACAAACGCCAGACGACAAAAAAGAAGAAGGTGGCTCGGTATTCTTCTTATCTAGCCATCCTTCTGCATTCTTCGGCACAACTACGGCATGCTTGTGCGCACCTCTTGCAGTGGTCAACGTTGTGCCTATCGCATTCTTGAGCGCAGGCGTCGCAGATGTTGGCACACAGGTTGCAAAATTGCTTTGCAAACTGGCTGTCCATTGACATTAGCGATGCAGACGCTCAGCAGACGGCGGCGCATTCCCGGTTGATCTGGGCGCAGCTGGCCATCATCTTGACATCCTGCTCACGGAGATCAGAGGTGGCGCAGAACTCGCATGCTTCGGCGCATCTCATGCAAGCGTCTATGCAGCTTTGCCTTTTGTATTCTGGAGTGCAGCGGCGCTACTACTAGCCATGCCAGTCTTTGCAGCCGTTATCGTATTTATCAGCAAGCTAATTCTTTTCGCGCCTGACATTATGGTTTTGCAAATTTCTTGGAAAAAGGATGATGTGATTTGAGTCGCTCTTGCCTATGACCATAGCAATTAGCTGATAGATTTTTCATTCTTGCTTTATAGGATATTCGCCTACCTCTGGCATGCCAAAAGAGAAGCGCCTGAACATGCTATCAAAAGAGCCAGCAGAAAATGAAGCGGAAAAATGATCAACACCCGCAGCAGGATAGCCGCGCCCTACAACCGCCGTGAAAAGACAGTAGAGCTAGATGGCGGCCAGCAGTAAATAATCCACATGAGGACCGGTCGTCATGACTGGGCCATCTTTCCAGAGATTCGTACCTGTGCGATAATTGCGGTAGGGGGTTTCCAACTAAGGAAAAGTACGATGCCCATAGGCTGCAGCGCACTAGTGCGATTTTTTGCAGCTCAGCTCTTGCTCAGGTTTTCCGTTATCAGCATCAGGGCTTTTGGAGGGTTTGAAAGCACCAGCCAAAAGTTGTGGCCGCTCTTGTTGAGAGCTCTGTTTACCGTAGCGACCATTATCGCGCTGGATACGGCCGCCACCAGCGCCGAGGCAGGCAGTACGCCCATGAACTGCAAGAGCAGGCCGCCGACATAGTACGAGCCATTGACCAGAAACGGCCAAAAGATTGGGTTTGCAGGATGGTGGAGCCAGTCGACAAGCACGTGAGACAGGGCGCCGATGGCCGCAGATACGTAAAGGCTAACGTCCATTATTTTGACGCGGTCAAAGCCGCGTATCCCAAGCCTTCCCACCTTCAAGAGCCTGCCAAGTATCTTAACAAACAGGATCGTCAGGGCGACATCTACGGTCAGAGCGCCGACGATTGAATGCAGAACCAGCCTGTCAGGGGCCGGCGAGCAGGGAAAGTCCCACCCGCAGAACACCGACCAGCCAAAGATCCAAGCGACAAGAGGCTCGATGTCTGGGATCATGGCACCTACCGTCATGGCGGCAAAGCTCAGCCTGCCAAGGCCAGGCTTGAGCATCCACCACACAAAGGCAACATGAAGAGGGGTAAGCGTCACTACAGGTTGATCTCTGTAATACCTGTCCTTCAGCCATATATGGCAAGCGTATCCTCTCCCCTCAATTGTTCTGTAACTTTCTCAAACAATCGCTATCTGCTTGGCCGCTTTAGCAAGATTGCACAGTTGCACGGCCACCCTTGGCTTGAAAACCCTATCCTGTCGATAGCGCTGATCGCTGTAGGGTTTGTCCTTCTCTTTATATCGCTGTACATGATGAAAAGGGAGCCCAAGCATGGCTACAACCTAGAGAGGAAAATTGCCGGCCACAAGATCCTTGATACGAGCAACAGGTGGATGGTGTTCTCGGCGTTTATCGGGCTCGTGGCGATAGGCGCGCACTATCTAGCAGAGTATGCACTTCATATCTACGACATCACGCCTGTTGACCGGATCACCCACGGCATTTCAGGTATGGCGGTGGCGGCAGCCATCCTCAACGCCAACCTCACAAGGGGGAGGAGGGTCTACTACCCGACGGCCATAGGCGTGTCGTGGGCAGCGTTTATCATCTGGGAGGTGTATGAACTACTATCAGTCATGTTTGACCCAAACACCAATATCGAGACGGGACCTTGGGACTTGGGGATAGACTTGTGGATAGACACGCTTGGCGCTCTGGCGATATGCTTCATTTATGACGAGTTCAACGAGCAAGACCAGTAGCAGTAGTAGCTGTGACCTGCTTCCGGCGTTGCCGGTCAATTTACCCGGCGCCTTTCATAATAGAGCAAGATGACAACAATAGTAGGCATCAAGACCAAGGAAGGAGTCGTGCTGGGCTCTGACAAGCGCGCCAGCAAGGGCTTCTTCATCGGGTCGAAAATAACGCAAAAGATAGCCAAGATAGACGACACGCTCGCAGTGGCAATAGCCGGCCAGCTGTCAGACGCGGAATACCTGATCAAGGTGGCAAAGGCGGAGCGCAGGCTGATCGAGCTACGCAGGGGGTTCCCGCTGACTGTCAAAGAGTCTGCACGCCTGATATCCAACCTTGCATATTCCGGCATGAAGAACTATCAGCCGTATTTTGTAGAGCTGCTAGTGGCAGGGGTAGATCAGGAAGGCGGGCACATCTATGCTGCCGACATGAGCGGTGCGATAACAAGCGAGGACTTTGCGTCTTCTGGCTCCGGCTCGCCAATAGCGTACGGAGTGCTTGAGAGCATGTACCACAAAGAGATCACGAACGAGGAAGCCAAGCAGGTCGCCACAAAGGCAGTGTCTGCAGCAATGGAGCGCGATCCGGGCTCTGGCAACGGGATAGACGTGCTAGTGATCCCGAACTTGGTAGTACAGGAGGTTGCAAGGTAGAGATGACAGCAGAAACTGGAAGCTACGGTTCAGCAACAAGATACCCGTACTTTTACGGGCCTGAAGGCCGGCTAGTGCTAGTCGACAGCGCGCTGGAAGCCGTACGCAGGGGATCTACTACAATTGGGATCAAGACGCCGGCGTTTGCGCTGCTGGCAAGCCACATCAAACCCGTCAGGCCGCTGATAGACCCTGCTGAAAAGATATTCACAATCGACGGCCATGTCGGGGCAACAGGCTCGGGGTACATCGGAGACATACTGCAGCTGATCGAGGAGCTGAGGCTTGAGGCGCAGAAGCACAGGCTCAACTTTGAAAGCCCGATCGACATCGGATCGCTTGCAAAGCACCTTGGGTCGTTCCTGCACAACTATACAATATACGCTGTCAGGCCGCAGGCGGCATCAGTGATCGTTGCAGGCGTAGATCAGGCCGGCGTACAGCTCTACCAAGTGGACCCAAGCGGCACCTTCATGAGAGGCTCGGGCTTTGTGATCGGCCAGTCGGCTGACATTGCACTGGACGTGGTGCAGCGCGAATACAGCGCCGACATGAGCGTCGAGCAGGCAGTCGGGCTGAGCAACAAGGCGATAGAAAAGGCACTAGGCGAGCGGCCTGTAGTCGAAATAGGCGTAGTCACAGCTCAGGACAGGCGGTTTCAGAAGCTGCACTAGCTAGTTAGCTACTACTTTTTTTCTGCGCAGCCACGGTAGCAGCGGTAGCTACTCTCAACCCTGCTGGGCGCTTCCACTTTTCGGCCCAGCGGGCCAATTCTTTTATTATCACTTCAAGCTCCTTTGCCTGAGGGGTCATGCTATACTCCACCCTTGGCGGCACTTCAGGATAGATCTTTTTTGTGACCAACCCTTCGCGCTCCAGCTCCAGTAGGCGCTCCGATAGCACCGTGCTGCTGATGCCAGCCAGCGATCGCTTTAGCTCGTTGAACCTGATGACTTCTTTTGTGCTGAGGTTCTTCAAAATGTGGAGAGACCACCTTCTGCCCAGCACTTCCCATACACCTACTATAGCGCACGTCGCGCCCTTGCCGTCCGTTAGTCCTTCTATCATACCTAGTAGTAATTACTGACTTGCTAATAAATATTGCACAATGTCTATCTATAGAGGAGCACCTGATCTAGCCAAAAAGAAAGGAGAAGGTTTACCTAGTTATCGGTTTTGAACCTCTGCCCTTGAAGAAGAATATCGCAGCAACGCCGCCAAAGATAGCGCCTAGGATTCCGATAAAGACTGCCATCTGGCCTGTCTCAGTTGAGAGCATTGGTGTTCCAGATCCAGACGAGGGATTCTCCTGCGCCGCCGTCAGCCTTTCCCTTGCCAAGATGTTAACATCGGTGCATTGGCTTCTTTCAATGCCCAGCTCTTCACACCGGGCCAGCTGTTCCTGTGTTACCTGACCACCAGCAGCCCCTGATCCGCCATACTGAGCGCTCGCGTCCCCGTGAGACGAGATTGCAAATAGCCCAGCCAGCATCACAGCTACTGGTAATGTGTAGTTCAGGACAGAGCTCTTTGTCCTACTCATATGCTTGACAAGGTTGGAGGATATCCTAATTACGAATTTGCAAACATAGTATCGCAACCAGAGTACGTGATTTTATTCTGAAGCACGAATCCAACAATATCTATTAATGCCATCTTATATTGCATGATTAACCCCAGAGTCGCCGGAAATTGGATCGGTTAGCGATAATTACCTTGTCGCGCATCATGCAGCCGCCTGAGCATGGCTGGGGCCGGCAAGCTGCCCCAGGATGTGAAGGAACGCGAATTTGGTTGGCTGGGTCTGGTGATGATTGGCCTGTTTGTTAAGCCCAGCCAACTACTACTCTGACGATGACGAGCCTATGCGAACCAAAACGTTTTAATTGGTTTTACAAAAGTCGGATTACGTGCGCCCGGGTAGTATAGAGATACCTGGTTGCTTCTGTTGACCAGAATCGTACAGTCCGGTCCAGTATGGGGGACTGTCACTCCTCCGACCCGGGTTCGAATCCCGGCCCGGGCGCTTACAGCTTCTTTCTTGTTCGAATACAGCGTCCTAAAGAATGACTTTGAAATTCTTTCAGCACCAAGTCTGTTAGTAGCCTTGCCCAATACTTCTCCAGCCTTGCAGAACCTGCAAGTCTGAGCATAGTTGAGCTGGTTCAGCTTTGCATTACACCATTCGCAGCGGCGAGAGCACTTACCACAGACAGCAAGCGAGGTATTCTGCATCTTGCCCTTGCAACGTTCGCAGAGCTTACCACAAAAGATGAAGATAGTTGTAGTATATCTAAAGTTAATGGTGAAGGATGGTTGCTACGAATCGTGGACAAATGTAGGGTCGCTTTGGAATCAGCTTCTAAGGCATTCTCCTCGTTCTGTTATATCTCATAGAGCGCATCAAAGCGCGTTATGCTAATAAAGTCGGCGGGCATCATATGCCCAAACTGCGGCGACGGCCAAAAGGTCACCGATGTCGAGTCGGGCGAGCTTATCTGCACAAAGTGCGGCTTTGTGATACGCGAGCGCGTAGGCAATGAGGAGGAGGACTGGAGCGTCCTTGCCAGAGAGCCGGGCAGCAAATTGAGGACCAGCCCCACTTCGCTTGCCCGCTCTGGCATGGGCCTCTCCACGATTATCGGCAGGCCGGACATGAGCGCCGGCAGCGGCCTCAACGCGGCCATGCGATCGACCTTTGACCGCCTGCGGGCGTGGGATTTCAGGATAAAGGGGCAGGACGAGCGGAGCCTCAGGCGCGCATTTGTTGAGCTTGACAGGCTGCGGAGCGCGCTCGGGCTGTCAGATGCGATAGTCGAAAAGACCGCCTACATCTACCGCCGGGCGCAGGAGCGGGGGCTTGTACGGGGCAGGACGATGCGCGCCGTGCTGGGTGCGGCCATCTACATCGTGCAGAGGGAGATGGGCGTCTCTGGCACCCTGCAGGACATCATAAACGCGACAAACACGACAGAAAAGGATCTTGCAAGGGCCTATAGGATACTGTTACGCGAGCTTGACCTGAAGGTCCCGATGCTTGACCCTGCAAAGTGTGTCTCCCGTGTGGCGAGCAAGGCCAACATAAGCGAGCGCACAAAGCGGAAGGCGATGGACATGATCTACAACGTCATAAAGAGCGGGCTTGCGGCAGGCAAGGACCCTATGGGGCTTGCAGCATCGGTGCTGTACATAGCCTGCACGAGCAGTGGCGAGCCAAAAAGCCAGGCTGCTATAGCGGACGCGGCCGGCGTATCAGAAGTGACCTTGAGAAAGAACCAGCGAATGATTATCGAGCAGGCGGCTACATGAGCTGAAAAATTTGAACGTGCTTCTTCGGCGGCATTCTATTATCTTTCTATCGAGGTAGCGGAACCAACAACAATCACACCCACGATATCGTATCTATCAAGACCCTCTGAAGAGGGAAAGGCTGCGGCCGGTATAGTTATTTCGCCTAAGAAGCGGCTGGGCTGTATCTTCAGCAATGCCCAGAATGACTCGTTCCCGCTATTGTAGTCTATGCCATAATAATGCTTTCCATCTTCTCCCAAGAATCCAAAGCGGCATTCCTGCGTTTCTGCACCACCGCCAAATAGACCAAACCATGGCTTTTTGTGCGGCAGGCAGCCACCTTGCCAACCATAGTTACTGTTCTTTTGCCAGAAGCCAGTTCAGCCTGAGCAGTAATGATGGCAAATGCCCCTATTATTAGAAGAGCGGCTGATATGCCAAATGCAATGTAGAGCCAAGAGCTTGACATATGGTGGCTGCCATCATAACATCACATCTGCTTCTTTTGAGCCTTTAGCTACTCCCGGTGCTCGTACTAATTTTTGTAGCATAGAGTTTTTTAATATTCAGCAATTTTTACTACAATTGGCACTGCAAGAAGAAACTATACGCAGTTTTGGTGATTGAAAGGCGGCTTGTTAAACCCGGCAAATAATAATAATGGATCAGCGAGCATCCGAAGTAGTAAAGATGACCCTTTGCGCGGGCGTTGATTGGGCTACCTTTTCTATCTCGACCATAGAAGCACCTTTATTATTTGTATTCAATGCTACTATGTTACTTATTCTTGCCTGTGGCAAGATGATGCCCA
Coding sequences within it:
- a CDS encoding SUI1 family translation initiation factor produces the protein MSDFDSMDDLIKEIERGEANIVITKDVRKFRKPVTVVSGLQENKNAKDVTRQLKTKIGTGGTFKDGQIILQGDHRETVKAMLVEMGFKEESIEVY
- a CDS encoding MarR family transcriptional regulator, translating into MESDAPHEKSSALKEEAKAEDSVVVVKEKQVISGDGKTAQILVEEEEEEQEALSAADFHNNDNKILAVLNETGSNYSFKGLMRKLNLHQQSLSRALHRLEGMGLVEKSLVGYRLSRTGESAISKFDMHRPKGREYMQLLQTYIPLNVRATEIIRQLVGKWFKNLRWLGMIESGTGYTLQWSSDDGSFQINLRLISDYIVIETNASTEKEKVEAMVGSYAIYEQITKAMQSKLGAYMDRQQLGHSNNN
- a CDS encoding DUF4396 domain-containing protein, with the translated sequence MQGHHSSNMKEMHQHQHGGSSSLRWATAKHALRCLIGCNIGEGAGVAIGFLLGWDVTSTLVLAVGLAFAVGYVFTLILMLKTLPLRQAARVTVVGDTASISAMEFTENLLAFTIPGFMMASLTEPIFWLGLSIILPAGYVVSYPAMYWAMKREQRKRAGAQAPIRTTTNFC
- a CDS encoding DUF4184 family protein, which gives rise to MTLTPLHVAFVWWMLKPGLGRLSFAAMTVGAMIPDIEPLVAWIFGWSVFCGWDFPCSPAPDRLVLHSIVGALTVDVALTILFVKILGRLLKVGRLGIRGFDRVKIMDVSLYVSAAIGALSHVLVDWLHHPANPIFWPFLVNGSYYVGGLLLQFMGVLPASALVAAVSSAIMVATVNRALNKSGHNFWLVLSNPPKALMLITENLSKS
- a CDS encoding Ntn hydrolase family protein yields the protein MTTIVGIKTKEGVVLGSDKRASKGFFIGSKITQKIAKIDDTLAVAIAGQLSDAEYLIKVAKAERRLIELRRGFPLTVKESARLISNLAYSGMKNYQPYFVELLVAGVDQEGGHIYAADMSGAITSEDFASSGSGSPIAYGVLESMYHKEITNEEAKQVATKAVSAAMERDPGSGNGIDVLVIPNLVVQEVAR
- a CDS encoding Ntn hydrolase family protein; amino-acid sequence: MTAETGSYGSATRYPYFYGPEGRLVLVDSALEAVRRGSTTIGIKTPAFALLASHIKPVRPLIDPAEKIFTIDGHVGATGSGYIGDILQLIEELRLEAQKHRLNFESPIDIGSLAKHLGSFLHNYTIYAVRPQAASVIVAGVDQAGVQLYQVDPSGTFMRGSGFVIGQSADIALDVVQREYSADMSVEQAVGLSNKAIEKALGERPVVEIGVVTAQDRRFQKLH
- a CDS encoding winged helix-turn-helix transcriptional regulator, producing the protein MIEGLTDGKGATCAIVGVWEVLGRRWSLHILKNLSTKEVIRFNELKRSLAGISSTVLSERLLELEREGLVTKKIYPEVPPRVEYSMTPQAKELEVIIKELARWAEKWKRPAGLRVATAATVAAQKKSSS
- a CDS encoding transcription initiation factor IIB → MLIKSAGIICPNCGDGQKVTDVESGELICTKCGFVIRERVGNEEEDWSVLAREPGSKLRTSPTSLARSGMGLSTIIGRPDMSAGSGLNAAMRSTFDRLRAWDFRIKGQDERSLRRAFVELDRLRSALGLSDAIVEKTAYIYRRAQERGLVRGRTMRAVLGAAIYIVQREMGVSGTLQDIINATNTTEKDLARAYRILLRELDLKVPMLDPAKCVSRVASKANISERTKRKAMDMIYNVIKSGLAAGKDPMGLAASVLYIACTSSGEPKSQAAIADAAGVSEVTLRKNQRMIIEQAAT